A section of the Oryzias melastigma strain HK-1 linkage group LG14, ASM292280v2, whole genome shotgun sequence genome encodes:
- the LOC112138649 gene encoding odorant receptor 131-2-like yields MQNHSNLTAAVLRNGVVEVTLSFVVTTLPCCLFLFINVTMLFTLRSKAVFRETSRYILLFNLLFSDTVQLAHNQIMVLLSAGKPVGYPLCIALTALSFFSHNASILTLVLMCLERYIAVCHPLRHAAIVTVKSTGEAVCGLWTFSLLIVLVEVVLMLNVPFKDLPNKQLKEFCGRENLYPDQVAEMYHKVFTYFLFTYAGVTVTFSYIGIMLAARSASTDRASATKARKTLLLHLVQLGLSMSATVQTSLLILIIQSIDKSSATAVQVFLYILLSLLPKCLSSLIYGLRDQTIRPILMLNLSCRWKGLSLSGVTPVNVKI; encoded by the coding sequence ATGCAAAACCATTCCAACCTGACAGCAGCAGTGCTGCGGAACGGGGTGGTAGAGGTGACACTGTCCTTTGTGGTGACCACGCTGCCATGCTGTCTGTTCCTCTTCATCAACGTGACCATGCTGTTCACTCTGAGGAGCAAAGCTGTGTTTAGGGAAACCTCTCGATACATTCTCCTGTTTAACCTTCTGTTTTCAGACACTGTGCAGCTTGCTCACAACCAGATAATGGTTCTGCTGTCGGCTGGGAAACCGGTGGGGTACCCGCTGTGCATCGCTCTCACAGCTCTCAGCTTCTTCTCTCACAATGCCTCCATCCTCACACTGGTGCTGATGTGTCTGGAGAGATACATCGCTGTGTGTCATCCACTGAGGCACGCGGCCATCGTCACCGTGAAGAGCACTGGGGAGGCGGTTTGTGGGCTCTGGACCTTCAGCCTTCTGATTGTTCTGGTTGAGGTGGTTCTGATGCTGAATGTTCCCTTCAAGGACCTGCCAAACAAGCAGCTGAAAGAGTTCTGCGGGAGAGAGAACCTGTATCCTGACCAAGTGGCTGAGATGTACCACAAGGTCTTCACCTACTTTCTGTTCACATATGCAGGAGTCACAGTGACTTTCTCCTACATCGGAATCATGCTGGCAGCGCGGTCAGCCTCCACCGACAGAGCTTCAGCCACGAAGGCGCGGAAGACGCTGCTGCTGCATCTGGTTCAGCTGGGCCTCAGCATGTCCGCCACTGTGCAGACTTCTTTACTTATCCTCATCATCCAGAGCATAGACAAGTCCTCCGCCACAGCTGTGCAGGTTTTCCTCTACATTCTTCTTAGCCTTCTTCCCAAATGTCTCAGCTCCCTCATCTACGGGCTCAGGGATCAGACCATCAGACCCATCCTCATGCTGAACCTCAGCTGTAGGTGGAAGGGCCTCTCTTTGAGCGGCGTTACCCCAGTGAACGTTAAAATCTGA